The nucleotide window gACGTGCCGGCTGCTTTGAGAGAGCTCAGGAACTTACGGTCTTTGCGATTGGTCGGTTGAGTTGATGATAGGACATCATAACAGATTCTGTCACCAAGTAATATAATGTTTGATGCCAGGGACGTTCAGCGGGATAGATAAATGCACTGATAATAATTCAAGAGTTCAGAGAGGCTGTCAGCTGTTTTAAACACTGGCATGCGCCCTGAATCGACAAGAAGACCACACTGTATTCTGAAGAGCTTCGGTGCGTTTTGGGCTCCTGTAGTCCGGGCATGTTGCCAGTCTATTACACCGATCTTGTTCAACCTGGAGTTAGCCCGTCATCCATGTAACAAAAGTCAACTATAACCACCTGGCCACCCTGGCCCGATATGCTTAAAAGGCGGAAGAAATCTCTCGATCATGACAAATTTTGCCGCTTGTTCCCCATTAGTATGAACCCCCACAGCAAGAAGAGACAGGAACCAGATcaagtaatagtagtatcaAAGAGTCCTTTCCCATTTTGATGACGCACTTCCTTGTGCAGACCGCATTAGGGACCAAAACATCGCTGCTTCTTCCATCATTCCTCtaaccccttcctccctctcctccgcctcctcgtcCGTCTAGAAGACCCATTAAGTTTACGCAGCCTTCTTCGCGAACTCAACCCTAAGGATCAAATGTCTGAAACCGAAACCGTCCATCTTGGCGCAAGCCTTGACAGCGTCGCTGCGATCAGCGAAACTGATGAAGGCGAAGCCCTTGGCAAGACCCGTATCGCGATCCTTGGCAAGGAAGACACGAGTGACGCGACCGAACCGCTCGAACATATCGCGAAGCTCTTGTTCCTCGGCCATCTCGGAGACCTAAGCGTAGAAAACATGTTAGCACGAATCAGTCCCGTCATAATAACCCCTCTTTAGGAGCAGAACAGAGCAGCTTTTGCAAGTCTGTCGCCTActccctctttcccttttccttctgcttcttcttcttctccaccaccaccaccacctcctcctcctcctcctcctccgcgtCCTTTTGGGGGACACTAGGGGCAAACGTACGTTGGTAACTCTGAGAGTGGCGAGATCGTCGCGCTCGCCGTACTTGCCGCCCATCCTCTCTCCAGCAGCCGCGGCCCCACCGGCACCACGCAGCGCAGGTGGCACGTACGAGCCCTTCTTGCCCGCGCCCGCCGCACCCTGGGAagcggcagcagcctcgTCAGCAGCACTGGCGGCGACGTCGGCGGCAGCGCCGGCCTCGCCGATGGGGGCCATGGTGTCCTTGTAGGGACAGCGGGCGGTGAAATGCTCGCCGTTGCAAATACGGCACTTgaccttcttgtccttcaacTTGTCCTTCATGGCCTGGGCGTTGGGGTCCTTGCTCTCATCCTTGGCTTCCTGGCGCCAGTTGAAGGAAGGCTTGAAGATGATGTTCTCGCCGACCGAGGTGGTGTCGGGGGCCGGGCCGGCGCCGTCCTTGACGCTAAGGCCGAACTTGGTCCACGACTTGCGCTCAGCGACGCGGGGGTTGACGACCTCACGGTGGGTGATGTAGCGGATGCGTCGTGTGGTCTTGACCTTCTGGCCGTTGTCGTTCAGGCGGTACTCGATGATGGTCGTGCTGCCATCCTTGTTGGTGATCTTCTGAGGGGGCGGGAGTTCGGTGGAGGTCTCCTCGagctcgtcatcgtcggccCAGTCGTGCCTGAATGGTCGCGAACTATGTTAGACTCTTACTCTCCGAGAAATCAAATGCATACGTGTTGGGTTGTGAAGCACGCCGGAAAAATGGCAATCGGGGGAATCGGGGGCGTGGATGCAGACGGGCGTTTGCTGTCGAGGCAAGCGGAGGAGTACTGACTTCTGTTGAACGGCAGCCATCTTGACAGTATGTGGTTGTTTTGATTCCGCAGGTTCGGCTCGTCTGGTGATGGGTGCGGTGGATGACTGAAATGGCCGTGGGTTGTCGTCGCGATGGGTTGACGTTGCGCTGGTTTGGCGGCGATTTTTGGTGGGGCTCAAGTTTGAAAAGCCAGGGCAGTTTTCCCCCCCATTTTTTGGAGGTGGGAATTTTTGGATATTTGAGTGTGGGGCAAAAATTGTCTTGCTGACTCGGCTTTCACTCAGGAAATCAGCCCTGTTTGGCAGCTAACGGTGCTCTATCCTACGTACAATATCAAGGCAGCAGATTCGCACATGACAGCCAATACGGCTCCCTACAAACGAAGCTTCGTTCTTTGACAAAGCAGGACTGGTCGCATCCAGACGTATACGTTGAGGTGTTTTGCCCCTTCTTTCATTATCCGCTTTGGGTTGCTTCCACTTCGCATCCATTAGTGGGGGCATCACAGGCATcacaaccctaacccgaacGTTGCTCCTCCAGGCCTACCAGGGGCAGGGCGCGGCGCCGCAACATGGAGCTAGCTCAACTCTCTCGACACCAGGACGTGTTGTACATAGTAGGTACCTTTGTTTGCAAGTTGATGGCTGGCACCGAGGTTAAAGTTTGAGAGTTTGAACTCGATTCAGATTTCTCCAAGCATCCATATCTGATGCTCTAAACTCACTGCTATCTAAGTTGGCCACGGAGCCTGCCGGGCACCAGCTTTCTTCTGACTCTGtgacccccctcctccgatTGAGAATCGAAAACCACCCCGCCCTTCATGCCCACCACACTCACCTCCTCAATTAATCACCTACATACACAGTAGGTACCCCAACATTACATAATACAAGGTATATggcaaaaaaagacaaaTCCCGCACCAAATCGACCTGACAAAGGAGATCGTTCACACGTTACGTTCCGGATGTCGCCGGTGGTATAAATGTACCCTCATCACCTGGGTATCCAGTATCTTGCTTCCTGCATCCTTATTCCATCCATCTAACCGGTATCTTGTTTTTCGACTGAACCCGACCTTGAAAAAAGAGAGACAAAGGAAATGGTGACGGAGTCAATCAGCGGTTCGATGGCGGTTTATCTCTATCAGTTGAATCCCCAGGCGCCCTTTGCTCTGCAAGTATTGTCGCTGACAGATACTCGGAAACTTCAGTGGTCGTGCTTCCTAGACGTCCAGAAATGGCGATGCGTTGAATGATGGTATGGCGCCAGATACGAGTAAATGCAAATCACAGCTCAAGGTGAATATGCTGAGTGACAGACTTGAAGTGACGATTTTCTCGGGATTGGAGGAAGGGCACGATTCGGCGGGGGAGCAGGTGGGGGACCTTCCGCCAGCTGTGTCTTATTCCGTCGCGAACCCAAGCCGCCGTTGGCAACCGACAAAGACCTAAAATGGGGCGCGGGTCTCGAGCCCTGCTTCGAAAGTGAAGTTGAAGATATCTGGGGAAGGTCGCCGAGATCGTCACCGAGGTCACTCAGATCAAGGAAACTGCGATCAGGTTCGCTTGACCTTTCTGACAGCTGAGACTGCAGACTAAATCTTCTATCGGCGCGCTTCGATGGGCTACCTGGGTAATCGCCGACGGACGGAGTGGATCTGAGCATGTCTTGGAAAGCCactgatgatggaggagcaTAGCCTGACCTCTTTTCAGGGCTACCATGTGTGACAGGTTGTGTGGGAGAGAGATTCTCCCAGTCCTCGCCGCTGTCACAACGTTGCTTGGTTGCGTCCGGCAATCCCCAAGACGAGAAAAGGGACTCCGGTTCCGGTGCTGTCTCATCAGCTACTTCGATTGAAACACCTTTCCTATCAAGCGACGGCGATTCAGGCGACGGTTGATCCACCACAAAAGAGAGCGGGCGTGAGTTGAGGCACAGAGCCGAGGGCGGGGGTCTCCGTGAACCGCCGCGCATCTGACAAGGtagcggaggaggtggagaagatggttcaacttcctcttccgGGAGGGATTTTGTTGACCTAGTGAGCGAATAACGCTGGCTGGATCGTTTGCTAGAGCTCGAAGGGCTGCTGGGATCGAAATTCCACGTGCTCAAACTCGAGAGGGGATGAGAGGCGGCGAGACGCATTTCGAGGAGATGATTCGACGTCTGCAGAGACTGTCTTCTGTCACTGATCGCTGCTGCATTCGGTCTTGGTCGCGGTCGGGGTTGGTCATCAAGGGCGGTGAGCTCTGGAATGGAGTCCTGAAGGTTTGCAAAAGAGTCGTGAATAGGCGAACATGCTGGTGATGACCCAGCTGACGTGAGGGCTGTACGCTGCCCGGACGACAGATATGAAAACCGCTGAGTACTGTCCCTAAGTCCGTCTAGCTGTCTACCATCATGAGAGATTACGCTAGCGGTGGACGCAGCCTCGTCAAAGGACTGACCTCGTTCAGTGAAGTCCATATTAATATCCAGATTGGAGGTGCTCTGGCGTCCGTCCCACGCATCACCAGACATGGTCCCGACGTAATCATCAACTACCAAAGTTCTTTGGCTCGTCTGGCTTCGAAGCTCTGAAGCCTCATTGTCGAAATGTGTGTTTCCTGTCTCCGagaccttcttctttcctccgaGGCCTTCGATTTCGCGTCTAAGCGTGGCCAACCAACTCTCCATATCGGGCGCGTTCTCGAATACCATCAAAAGGTTGGAGGCCTGCCTTTTGTCACCTCGAAAAGGCAGCCGGGAAAGCAATGAGCTGGCGTGAGATGCTGGGGCGGCATAGTCCGAATCGGCTGTGGCGGTTATCTGCAATACCCAGTGACGTCCTGGAATAACATCGCTTACAAAGGCAGCTGAGTCCTTTCCGAGCGGCAAGATCTTCTCCGGCAGACGGTCCAAGGGCCCATCCCCAGTGTATTGGAGCAAGTATCCCGAAATAAGCACGAAAAACTTGGTCGTCCAGTCTAACTTGAGGGCAACCGATCCAGAGGTATTGCGGCGgtgcttcctcttccctctctcGGACCTGTCAGCTCCTGCTGTCGACGGAGTTGCCCCATCTGCAGCTGTTGTTGAGCTTGATCCAAAAGCGTCGCTAATCGAGAAGATGCCCTTGTGTTGATGCAGCCTGAGTATAGCCTCAGCTGAAGCGGTACAGGCAGGAAGACGGGCTTGCTTGATGGCTTGGGGATAAACTTGGCAAAGGGTTGGTGGATCCCAGGCAGCCAGGGATCCCCTTGATGCTCTAGGCGATGCGTGCCCACGCACTGCACTTGCTGATTTCTTGTGTTTCAAAGTTTGGGCCGGGAAGGTAGATGCGAGAGGAGATCCGGCCGCGGACCCGGATAACGTCACGTCGGACCGCTGGGCTTGGCCATTATCGTTATGCAGTCCATAGGGCCAGTGGCTAACACTGGCGATGGAGGCGCGCAGACCTCCGGACCTCGTTGGTGTATCTCTGGGAGCGACAGTCGACATTCGTTCGGCTTCGGTAGCTGATCTGTTTCTGTGAAACAAGTTCCTCAACGCAAGCTTCGAGTCCCTCTTATTTAACCTGCCCGCCTCCTGTCGCGAGGGTGCCCCTTCGAATTCCTCCCCTtggtcatgatgatgataatgatgtgGCTCAGACATTGCTTCGGAGGGAGCCAACCCTGGCGGTGTCAAGTCCTGGATATGTGGTTCGGTATGCGGTGTCGATCAGGGCGCAAAAGTTCCTGGTTTGGGTACTCACCGCCACACAAGAGACAGTACTCTGGCGCTGCGGTGATGTGATGGTGGTAGTTGGAAACGAAGAGAATGCGGGTTGCATATACCCATGCAGGGCAATGGGAGTCGATGGTTGTTGAATTCTTTTCTCTGTTGCTtggagagaaaaaaataaaacgaGTGCAAATTGCTGTGCGGTTGGGTGTGTAAATGGGAGAACCAAAAGGTCGGGTCGGAGAACGAATGACGGGGGACTGGGATCGGTCAGATTTCAAAGAGGGTATGCAGCCgtggtagtaataataaacaTGGAGATGTGCTGGATACGACAATGAGAACCTGGACGGGCAGTGGAAATCCGGGGCGTCAAATCCAGGCGCGAGAAGATTTCCCAATCCTAAAAGCGGAAAGCCAAGACTAGAAATTAAGTGGGAAAAGTTTTGGTTTGTAAGTGTAGTTCGATGGGTGTCTATGGGCCGAAATGGGGCGGGACTTTTGTGTCTGGATGGATCGTCTTCCAGGGAGGAGCGATAGCCTCATGGAACAAAAGcaaaataaaaaggaaaaaagataaaaaaaatagaaagagCAAGTACGCTCGGTACGGTACCAGTTAGCAGGCAAGTAGAGCTGGCGACAAGCGTGTTCCCCGGCAATCATGCCCTTTGCAGCATTAGGGACTGTAGAAGCGAGAGTCAAGACTGGACAGGACGGACAAATTGACGGAAATTGTATTTGACAGGACGGGCTCAAACAGCCAAATTATACATCAGGGAGATCGGAACGACCAGCTCGGGGCTCGTGAGGGCCTGAAGTGAATCCCAGTTCGGAACGTGGGCGCGTGAGATCAACGAGGATTCGCGCCTCAGACGGCCGTTCCGCCGTTCAGTATATTAATTGAAAGATTCCTCCTGGGACCACAGGGAAAACCACAGGGACTGACTGGTAGTGCTGCTATTCCAGGGCGTTTCGGGTATAAGCTAATTACCTCCAAGTACCTCAGGTTACCTTTTTTACACATGCAGACAGTCCAATGGCTTTTCCGCCTGGGGTGTTGGATGGGTTCCAAATTCCACACTAATGGCCTGGGGGTCCATTCCCGCCATGTGCAACAATGCGAACGACACAGAACGACTCGACATTTCACTTCCGTCCCAGACATGCAGCCCGGGGATTGGCGCATTTGGTAGGCTGAAATGCGGGCCAGGGGTCCCGTCGTGATCGTGACCTCCATCTCGGGAGTTCTGCCCAGCCAACAGCTACCCTGGCCGGACGAGTTCCTCAGACACACAGTGCTCTGGTACAGACAATGAACGGTAGGTAGGCGCTCTCTTGTCTCTGTCTTTGTCTCTGTTTCTGTCtctgtcactgtcactgtcTCTGTACAGCTTTGTCTTGTGAGCTGCTGTCCTCCCATCTGGCTTGGGGCATTGGAAGCGTAGTTGTGTGTCTAATTTCAGCGCGCTAACAGCACGGGCCGTTAGGCGTTGAGATGACAGGATTGACAGGgtgcaaagtggaaggacCGTTCGCAACTCATCCCGACCTCAAGGACCGGCATACATAGAGGTCAGTACGTACATACCTAACTTTGCGCACCCTTTACCCCGGAACCAAAACATGATAGCCCAGGTGTAATATTGCATACTACGTACACAACGTCAGGCAGCGTGAAGAATTTTCACGGCTGACATATTCTCATAATGCAGGCCAATCAAAGCCTCGGCTTGCAGAAGAGAAGCAACGAGGAAGTCGTAAACCATAACCACACGGTTCCATTGCCAAAACGTCTTCGGTTTTGGGAAATGGAAAGAGGAATAGCATTGTTCAAAGTGGAGCTGAAACCACTGGTGGACAAGGGCAGGAGCGAGGAAGCCCCTGACACTCAGCGAGCGCGAGTGCGTGCAAAGGTGGCATTCAAGTGGATTCACGATTTTTTGACAGCGTAAATCCACGACACCCAATATGGAAGTTGCCGGTGTGCGTGCGCGCCTGCAATTATTCTGCCAGTTCTAGTGTTGTAGTATACAAGTAcatagtacctctacataacTTGCTGTTTCGCGCGGGGCCCAGCTGAGGTCTCGCCCTACGGATCATCATGATATCGATCATCGTCCTCCAAAGTTGCAAGTTGGACACCTGAAGTGAATCGAACCCATTCTGAATACCTTCTGGGCATGCTCAAAACACCACGTTGGGCATCAGATCTGGCCCCCTGGTGATGAAGATCTACTGCTCCGTACACGTACACTATACCCCACCGACTTGACATGTTTGATGTGTCAGTCGGTCGAAGAAGCAAAAAACGGCAGCTCGGCAACCGCCGAGTAACAGCCCCAGCCTGTTTTCTGGGCACGTCGTTCACCAGATTAAATTTCATTTCCTGCCCTCCCGCTGCCCCCATGTCCACCTCACGTTCTCATCTGCTCTCAACGTGTCGCCCCCactccccatcatcaccaccgtcaTTGCACAAAGAAAACATGTTGCGTCTGATGGAAACACGAGTGTCGGGTAACCACGTCTTAGTGAGGTTAGGGCTTGCGACGGCACCCTTTCCATCTCCAAAAATCTTCACCTCCAGCCCTGGCTCGAATAACGAAAACCTCTGCGCAACCAATTTCACCACCACTAAAGCCGCTCATTACGCAAGCAAACATTAATCTTCACCTCAACACAATGCAGAATATCGGCTGAGGTGATCAGAGATTGACAATGCCGTTCGCCATGTTTGCAAAAAGCATGGAACAATACGCAAAATAGACACCAACTGAACTATCCGCTACATTGTTCGGATGAACAGCTGCTGCTGAAAGTGAAAAGGGGGCCGTTGGTGATGGCAGTCGCATCCAGaccaaccatcaccaactccaAACCACCGGTCCACCAACGCATCATCTTGCCAACACAAGCATCTTCCCAGTTGCAAGACAAAAATTTCCGATTATTGAACGCTGTACCACCAAACTGAGAAAACACAGTCATTCCACGTTTCTTTGGCGCATCATGGTTCGACCACCAACTTCCCCCGAGTTACACAGATGATGCCACGACCCTTCCAACATCTGCTGCATGCACATCAGCTTGTGAGACAACCAAGTTTTCGTGCGCACGCAGTACGTCCGTAAAGGCGATGAAAATAGCAGTTCCTCCCAAGCCAAGCAGGGGCCGTCTCCTCGTGGCAAGCCGACGGAGGCGTTCAGGGCGGGCAAATCATGTATAACGGCATGGCTTCTCCCCACTTGGTTGAAACTTCTCTG belongs to Neurospora crassa OR74A linkage group IV, whole genome shotgun sequence and includes:
- a CDS encoding eukaryotic translation initiation factor 3 codes for the protein MCESAALIFRVSKTIFAPHSNIQKFPPPKNGGENCPGFSNLSPTKNRRQTSATSTHRDDNPRPFQSSTAPITRRAEPAESKQPHTVKMAAVQQKHDWADDDELEETSTELPPPQKITNKDGSTTIIEYRLNDNGQKVKTTRRIRYITHREVVNPRVAERKSWTKFGLSVKDGAGPAPDTTSVGENIIFKPSFNWRQEAKDESKDPNAQAMKDKLKDKKVKCRICNGEHFTARCPYKDTMAPIGEAGAAADVAASAADEAAAASQGAAGAGKKGSYVPPALRGAGGAAAAGERMGGKYGERDDLATLRVTNVSEMAEEQELRDMFERFGRVTRVFLAKDRDTGLAKGFAFISFADRSDAVKACAKMDGFGFRHLILRVEFAKKAA